The nucleotide sequence TGTAGACGAGGAGCAGAGTGAGAGCAGCCTCTCTTATCACAGCGAGAAGCTAGCTGTGGCGTATGGTCTGATGAAAACGCCCGAGAACTCGCCATTGTACGTGACTAAGAACGTGAGGATATGTGGTGATTGTCACTCTGCGATCAAGCTTATCTCGAGGCTCTCGAACCGGTTGATAGTTGTCAGAGATTCCAACCGATTCCACCATTTCAAAGATGGTCAGTGTTCTTGCTGTGATTACTGGTGAAGACTTTTAAGTTGTCAGTCATTATTTTATAGGTGTAAATAGTGTCTactagttaaatttttttttaggttgcAGGCTTAACCTCTTCATGTATGTGACATAGTCTATAGTAGCTTTTGGTATTAAAGTTTGATAACTCTGACAGAAGTGAATAGATTTGTTACTTCAGAAACTATAATTTTAGCAGAGATTGTTTTCCATGAACTTCACAAATCCATGGAAATCGATTCTTCCATCTTTGTTTCCGTCAAACGAGCTGATCATTCTCCTGCAGTTATCAAGGTTAGATCCTTGCTTTAAGCCAAGGATTGTCAAAACTCTCTGTAAATCTACTGGATCAAGAAACCCATCTCTGTTTTCATCAAAGACATCAAAAGCTTGCTTCACTTCCTCCAAGCTCGGCTCTTTCTCTTCAAACAGATTCGAAAGCTCCTTGGCAGTGTAACGTTTCTGAAGTCCTAAGCTTTCTGGGTCGGTGATAAGTCCTAAGCTTTGCATCACCATCTCTGCATCTTCTATGCAAAGACCATCGTCGTGTGAGATTGAGCTCTGAACCTCGAGATTTTTGCTCTTCTTCTCGGAAACATATTGTTGGTGTTGAAGAAGTGGGCAACACCTGGAGAAAAGGATCTGAGCGAAAGAAACCCATCTGAAAAACACGTTGAGGAAGGTATCCACCAGACCAAACAAAGGGAAAGCAGAAGAGTGTTGGCTTTGGGACAAGGAACTCTTTTCCATGGTTATAAGACAGTATAAGTGGTTTACAGTCATAAGTTTGGTTATGTTCCGAAACTAAAAACTTAgcaaatgaaaatgaaatgaaatgtgTGTGAAGGAGATGTGGGAGATATGAGTGTTATATATAAATGCATGAAGTGAGGAAGGTGCAGCTGTAAGAAGTGACTAGAAAAGAGGAAACTCACAAAGAAACTTTGTCTAAGAAATGAATAAGTAAAAGTTGAGTGGGAAATTTCTTGTGCTGCACCATTTCATGGGAGTTGTACTTTTGGACATATTTGAAGGAAAGTTTGATcagttttctatttttatgatTTAAGTGTATTTATTCTTGACATATGAAAGGTATCATCATTGTTAATAGGGATATCACGTCTCGCTTTCATCGTGTCTTACCGTGTGATACATTTCAGTTTTAAAAATACTAGTTTCAGAAATTTACAAATtgtcatgtttttcttttacggCAAACTTGGGGACAAGATCATTTTTCTATGCTTAACCTTTTCGTGCAAGAATATGCTTAGATAACTGTTTTGACTGTTATTTCTTAAGCTAGTCAATGTTGTTCGATCGGCTTTTGCCTTGTCTAGTTAAGGTTGTCGTGTAAGTATTTTGCGTGTTTGATTCCGGGATTgtaatagtttttttcttttcttttcgggaTTATAATAGTTAGGCCATCAGCTTTTGTTTTGAGATTGTACTCAATCAACTGCCAGCTTGTGTTATTGAGATGAAAGTAGTGGAATCACCAACTAATTTGTTTCGATCATATGTATCTGGTTTTAGGTTATCAAtaaaatttgacaaaaaaataacctTTTTCAACTGAGAAGCCAACTTTAATGACTttcaaaaatgtttataaaccCCAATCCCAACCTTGACATCAAAGAATACTCACCTATCTCCCCcctatctttctttctctcttgttCAGGTTTGTACACTCTAGTAGCCCCTTTTCTAATGAAGAGTCatcaaaacattttattttcaaacaacGTGATACTTTTCCCTTTGGACCGGAGTATATATAAGCCTGAGACGATCGTAGCCTGAAAACATAGAAGCAGTTAAGTCTCTCTaagatatatataactaatttccACAATTAACTATAGTGATTTTCTTCTCTTCACAAAAAAGTACTGATTGTTTTCTCACCATGATTCATGACTTGGTTGACTAAGACAAACACGAATTAATGTCACAGTTGCAACTAATTTCCTTCGTAATTTCCAGGAAATTGCTAGTGAACAAGATTGAGACTGAGTGGCTTCCTCTTCTTTTGAACTCTGTTATCTTtctcaaatcaaaattttcttagattGGTTGTTTTGGTCAATATGTGCTAAATCATGAAGAGTGCTTgaggaagaaaaaaatttaagagcAACCCAAAAGTAGGGCATTTTCAACgtaattagaaaaataaaattgcaAATAGTAGAATCTATTTAAAATGgttttgttacacaaaaaatctaaatctactattttgattttttgttattttataaataaattagatcGTTTCAGATTTGTATTAAAAGGTGTTTTCAGTTGTACATTCGAATTTATCACaaagatattttaaatattcttttaattgGTATTGTAGATAACTGTATTCATAAAAGATGactgcaaaaaaataaaaataaaagataatctaAAAACTAACCCATTTTCAAATGTTGTGGGAGATACATCTTTCAAAAGTTCAATTAATTCAACAAATCATAATATAAGAATAAAACTTGAGCATCTCGATTGAACTTCATAACTAACAGATATTCTTCCTCAAGTTTTGTGCCATGTCAAAGTCCCCATGATGAATATCTTGGCAGGCAGTTCAGCAGCGGATGGAGAGAGATACGTAATTCTTTCTTCACCAAGATCAACATCCGTAATATACACAAATCCAGCAACAATGCTGCAAAAATTTATACACAATTACGGATTAATGACTACTTCATCATGCCTTAGGTTTAGTCATACAAAGTTTGGAGATAACTACCTTGAGATAATGTGATGAGGCTGTTTAGCGTATGAGATAGCCAGAACTGTATTCACAAGATCTTTGTCAATCAACACAGGTGTGATCCTCAAAGGTTCAGTAGACCTTGACTTCTCTAACAAGGCACCGATTCGATAAACTTGCATATCAGTGAACTTGGCGGTTTTGGTGTAGGCCGTGAGATTGTTTGTGGCTCCACTGAAATATCTCTGTGAATAAGAAAAGCAAAATCCATTTGCTTTAATCaaacatattacatatatagAAAGAAATCGCCAGAGCTAAATATAATTTACCTGAATGCTAATGTTCCTCAACATTTTGCGAAAATCCGACAATCTGGAGAAAACTCCAGATGACCTCTCAAGATTCAAGATTTGTACGTTTTTCTTGAATTTGAAAGCTTTGTTCAAATCATAGACAAGTTCTGTTTCCTGCATATGGCAAAAATCAATGAAGGGCAATCTAGGTTTCTTGAATTACTTTAAAGCCAGAGAAGAGGGCTTTGGTATGTTACTTGACCAAGGACGATGACTAAAGATGCATTAAAAATCCTTATTGCATGGAGAAGCAGCTGCATTAAGGCTAGCAAATTAGTATGCGGTTCATAGCGAACATAATCTCTTTTTGACATAAGAAACTAAAATTTACCTGATAACCAAGACCACTTGTCCATCCCATTGTGTCAATCACCATACCAGAACGTCGAGATTCGGCGTTTATAGCAAACTCTTCTTCTAATTCTCGAGCAAGCTCTTCAACAAGGTACTTGTACAACCTAACGTTGTTCCTGAGAGTACAAAAAAAGGAGATAAAGAATATGAGTTTCAAGTTTAGCTCATTTGGACCTGAAGATTCAGAATTTGAAGTCAATTACGTCGCTGTGTTGTGACCAAAATAGTGCACAAGGGCCTTATGAAGAGGTAGTCCTTCAACAGGATCCACTGGCATTTCAACAGATGTAGCAGCAATAGTTCCTGGTATGGTTATCGAGCTTTGTCCGATATTAAGGTCAACAAAGGTCGGTTTGCAACCATCTTTTGCTGCCCAACTAAGAAGCATTTTGGCTAATGTGCTCTTCCCAGAGTCAGTATCTCCGACAATGATAACCCTTGGTCCCTTCATCATGCGAAACCGTACAAATTAACAAAACCACAACTCAATGTTGCTACATGGATATACTCAATTTTTAGTACGGAATAATAAAAGCACCTGTGAAGAAACATAATCTCTTGTTGAGGACGTAACCCGATGTCTTTGTACTTGTAGAGAGTTGTGTATACTAAGATAGCTTACCATAGGTGTCTACAACGGGGGCATTATTAGTAAACATTTATAATACTGCTAAATTATATGAACAAATTGTGGATGAAACCATAACCTTACCTCAACAGATGTATTGTCAGTCTCTGTGACGCCATCTATTTCGAGTGTTGCACCATACCACGTAAAGACCTGAAAGGTGAGCACTCATCTTGATGAGATGTAATCATCAATATTAGAATTTACTTTCTATGCAACCAACTACCTAAAGCTCGAACTTTTCAGAGCTAACCCACACGGACAGAGGATGAATGCGACAGAAACTAATGAAACCACCCATGAAGTAAAAATATTCTGAAAATCTGGTTGTTACAAATTAAAGTTAGAGAAAGAATTGTATTAAGTTTAAAATTACATAACCATATAGCAGATGGAATTTTCTTTGACGCTGCCTAGCTATTTCTATTGATAGTCGAGATCACATCTCATCatgtcaaataaaaaaaaaattgtgacgCCTAACTACTTGATATGTAACTATATAATCATTATAACACATCAAAAGGAAAGAGGACGAAGGTGATAGAATCTCAAGaaccataacaaaaaaaaatgaaaatgaaaacttgTACTTGTTATAGAAAGAGTTGTACTTGTATCTTATGCTTTTTATCAAAGAGGATGGATAATTCCCTCTAGTATTTGTATTCAAGAAAGTTGATGAATGAAAGttagttgtgtttcaaaaaaaa is from Brassica napus cultivar Da-Ae chromosome A4, Da-Ae, whole genome shotgun sequence and encodes:
- the LOC106450559 gene encoding probable calcium-binding protein CML46, whose translation is MTVNHLYCLITMEKSSLSQSQHSSAFPLFGLVDTFLNVFFRWVSFAQILFSRCCPLLQHQQYVSEKKSKNLEVQSSISHDDGLCIEDAEMVMQSLGLITDPESLGLQKRYTAKELSNLFEEKEPSLEEVKQAFDVFDENRDGFLDPVDLQRVLTILGLKQGSNLDNCRRMISSFDGNKDGRIDFHGFVKFMENNLC
- the LOC106453294 gene encoding protein CLP1 homolog 5, coding for MSPLEIDMSYCGLSMNSDAATGATEFSPQVRRVTLEKQSEIRIQVPQISPLKLRVLHGKVEIFGSELLRNVWLTFPPLQQFAVFTWYGATLEIDGVTETDNTSVETPMVSYLSIHNSLQVQRHRVTSSTRDYVSSQGPRVIIVGDTDSGKSTLAKMLLSWAAKDGCKPTFVDLNIGQSSITIPGTIAATSVEMPVDPVEGLPLHKALVHYFGHNTATNNVRLYKYLVEELARELEEEFAINAESRRSGMVIDTMGWTSGLGYQLLLHAIRIFNASLVIVLGQETELVYDLNKAFKFKKNVQILNLERSSGVFSRLSDFRKMLRNISIQRYFSGATNNLTAYTKTAKFTDMQVYRIGALLEKSRSTEPLRITPVLIDKDLVNTVLAISYAKQPHHIISSIVAGFVYITDVDLGEERITYLSPSAAELPAKIFIMGTLTWHKT